Within the Garra rufa chromosome 16, GarRuf1.0, whole genome shotgun sequence genome, the region tatggaaaccggaaaagcattcaatctgacgttagaatttgtGATGGctgcgctcatcgtttactcaggaaaaaggtctatagggaAGAACTTCTTTTGCAATAGAAATGTACAgtagatgttaaaggttattcATGGAGCCATAGATGCCATAAAGAATATATTTTTAAGAGAGAACAATCTGATTTGCTTGATGTATACAACCAAAAAGGATGATATAGCCATCAGATAGGCTAGGGAATACTCTCCTGTATAGAGCACAGAAATGTTTAATTTCAGCTTTCTTTTAAAGAACTGTTTATTTAGCCTCAGAAATGACGCATATGGCTTGTAACACTAGAGCACGAAATGCCCTTTCATACTGTTCTGATTTCATAAACACAGTTGACATAAAGCTAATCTGTTTCCAAAGCGGTCATAACTTGTGAAGTCTTGTAGGCTGGCATTTCTCTCTGTGCCCTTTATTTGTCACATTAATTGGGTCAAATTTCCTCCTGAATAGAATTGCTACATGCTTTAATCCACTTGTGAAATGCTCTATGATTTTCTAACACACCGGGTGAGGTTATTTCTTCCCACTTTCATTCTCTAGACACTTTCAGAGGTCTGCCGCCATGACTTTCTGCGATTGCATCCCTGGCTTCAGCCTGCATTATGAGTGCTGGCAGGAGATGAGTAAACCACTGCCAGAGCTGGCAACCTCTCTCATCGAGAAACCAATCTCTAACCCACAGGCCAATGTAAACACTAGAGTTGCCCAGTGTAAACGGACAGGGCAAATCAGAGTGAATGAGAGCAAGTGAGAGCGAGAGGGGCACAGGGTTTTTTGGGCTATGTTCCAGTTGCTCTCGTTCCAGCATAAAACTGATAACTGCACTCACATGGAATCTGTGCCAGAAAATGCCATGGAAAACTCTACTGTTTTCTACAGAATCTGAACTCCAGTTATTTACAAAACTATACATACCCTTGGTACTTAAATAGTTAACACATTTTACAATGTTTGAAATTTTCTCTCCAAATCTACATTGAAAAGTCAATCTGCATATTCTGCCTGGGTATCTTTAGGGAAAGAGATTTGCCACATCAACACCCTCCAGCTTGAAAAGAAGGTCAGctgctttaaaggagaagtttacttcaagaataaaaaattcttgatagtttactcacccccatgtcatctaagatgttcatgtctttcgtccttcagtcgaaaagaaattacgttttttgaggaaaacattccaggatttttctccatatagtggatttcaatggtggccaacggtcAAGAGTTCTACACcatctcagccgaggaataagggttttgtCTAGCGAAATCATTTTCTTtaaacaatacaatttttttgATGAGCATGGTGGTTAAAAAGTttgaacattttcatttttttaagaaaatgactgattgttttgctggacaagacccttattccttgattgggatcatgtagagccctatgAAGCTGTATTGACACAGTTGAGCATCATTTAAGTCCACtattgcattgaaactgcaattgggaccttcaacccattggctcccattgaaggtCACtataatatggagaaaaatcctggaatgttttcctcaaaaacctcaatTTCTTTCCGACTGCAGAAAGTGagacaggaacatcttggatgacatgggagtgagtaatttttattttggaagtgaacttcttaaCTTTAAAGTTActgagttttatttttttttaatcagtaggTCAAGGAGTATAATTAAAGCAGTGAAAGCAAGCTAAAGAAACACTTTATGGGctaaaattttgtttttatccTATGTAATGTTACAATAAAGCAGATGAAATCTTGAAATTGCTTTGATTTACTTTGAATAAATTTAAATTAGCCAGGTTGATGATTGATTAAACAGAATATAGTGGTAGATTAACTTGTGTTGAGGCTTAAACTTACCTAGCTCATGTTTGCCTGGATTGTCTGAGATTTCCATCACATAGAGTTTAAGGCCCATGTAGCTTTTGCCAATGCTGTAAATGCGGGTGATATCAGGACACATCTCATTCACAGACTTCATAAGCTGAAAGACAAATTATAATGCACTTTTTCACAGCTTATTTTCACATAATGTACTCAAGGACACATCGAATGGAAGTGACAGCAAAAGTGAATGATCAAACATGGTTTCCTCAAAAGCAATACAACTGTTTTTTATGAgaagatgataataataaatgtttcttgagcagcaaatcagcatatcaaaatgatttcagaaggatcatgtgacactgaatactggagtaatgatgctgaaaattcatcttttgCCAACACAGggatatattacattttaaaatatattaaaatagaaaacacttacaATATTAGagatttactgtattttaaattaaataaaaagtaaaaatttcatAAAGTAGTGTATGACAAAGCACATTTTCCTTCAGATCTGCTTGTGTAATAATGTAATTAAGGATCCATGACTGGAAAATATACTAAAACATTCCTTGCATTTATCTTTctgtgtgtgtataaatgtggTTTTTGTTACTTGCCCGCAGGGTTGTGTTAATGTAGACATTATTGCATAATAGTGGTCAGACTGACCACAAGTGATCTGCAAGGCAGTGCTCACATCCTGACGCGACAATCTGGAAAATGTTTGTTTTCTAGCCAGGGCTGGTTTATAGATGTGGCTTGACTGAAAGACCCTCTCTATCAATCTGAGATCCACTGTACTAGCATGTAGGGCTGCTGGCTTTGGATAATGAATCCAAAAATGACGCAATTTacgtgttcaaggcccagaaaggtagtaaggacattgttaaaatagtccatgtgacatcagtggttcaacagtaatattatgaagctacgagaatactttttgtgcacctTAGTACTATCGTGAACATGCGGCGAAGACTGAAGCGGAAAGTAAGAAATCGCTGAATAAAAtcgttaattttgttttctttgcacacaaaaagtattcttatagcttcataacattaggcttgaaccactgatgtcacatggactattttaatgatgtccttactacctttctgggtctttcagtcaagtactgctcactgcagagccaaatggcctccagctctacctctcttgatgtccagctccacctctgtgtgaacaaatgggtggagttatgtttagggatagggtaaggggtagggttagggtgtggttaggtgtctgtgttgctgtctatgcagggtccgaaagctcttggatttcatcaaaaatatcttcatttgtgttctgaagacgaacaaaggtcttacggtttggaacgacataaagaTAGTAGTTAaggaagtaattaatgacagaatttagatttttgggtgagctatccctttaagtaacaattgtttcacaatatttatttatcttaaaTGAGCAAAACAATATACTACCTGATAACATACAGCCTGATATATCATTTAATGGGTTTCGCCATTTTATATTGACTAAGCAACATCAAAACAAGGCAAGAAAAGGCTCCATCTTCCTCACCTTCCTCATCTCTTTGTAGTTGTGATGTCTGAAGTCCAGTTTGTCTTTAGTGCCTTCCTCTGCTTGCCATGGGTAGATATTGTTTGGATCTTAAAACACAATGTACAATTCATGAATATTACTGTGCTCACATTTTTCCACAGTGGTATATTGTTATAATTTATGTACTTAACAATTTGATcaactgttttgtttttcttaaatCTCTTAAGAAATGTGAATGAAAGGTTTGTGTTTGGCATACCTGACAGCTCACAGCCCATAATTTCAGCTCTCAGACAGATGGTCCCATTCTTAAACCAGGTCTGAGGGTTAATGCGTATGTATTGTGCCACTGCCGGCTCGGGCAAAACGGCCAAGACTGCCGTTTCGGTGTCCTTGTTCCCTTCAAACACCTGTTAGCATACAAGATCACTTCTGGTGAGTGATCCTATTGATACGATCCAAATGACATTTGCCAGTGGCAGCTGGCACTGCACCTCATTCTAGCGTATGCCCAAGGAGGCCACACGAGAGGCTGGCACAGCGCAGTCCGCAGTGGGCAGGCTATTCTTTTCACAAGAGCCGCTTAACCCTGCCAACTACTGCCAGCGCCTGCCTCCAACCTCTGTTAGTACAAACCACCCTGTGCCAGCTGGAAATGCTGAATGGATATAATGATGTCACAAAGATACTGAGGCTAATATACACCAGCAGCAGTGAATGGCAGCAGCAGCCTACTGTCTGGAAAACGGGGCTTATTTTAGATTATCTCAATGCTGATGTTAAATGTTAATGCttatgttaaataaaagtaaaactgtAATTCAGCCTCAAAATTATGCTTAATAGGGTCAAATAATGAAAAATACTGTTGTTCCtgattgtttttctaaaaaaagagaACTGTTTTGTACTGTAAAAAGTGGCAACCTATATTGTTACCTTAAAAAATATTCCTACAtgctttttctttaaaaaaaaaagtctttagtttGACTTGATGATCTTGAATAATATTTTTGACTTGACTATACTATATACTATAGTTTGACTTAACTATTTAGatgtaactattttttttttcactgtaggAAAACAGTCTTtgtactatggaagcccatttctgccaccagtgttgttttcgtcaacgatgacgatgacgaaatcatttcgttgacgccactttttttcatgacgataacgagacgatggcgaggtaaaaatggctcgttgatgactaaaacatgacgagacgtgtgtgagttttcgttgacgagacgagaatagacgaaaatgttagtgggtggtccgtcagacgtttgaaatgcatgacatttctgcttattgtgcatgccaattacaacctaaaaagtatctgccgctatggcaagccgcattagcattaaatactctttgccatactagtatggcaagccgttttagcattctatccatgtttggttacgcccaccacctggtgTGCAGCacacaacgtgctcaacacgtcacattgttggcactcagacagacagacgattaaccatgatgggtggtcgcaaacggcgacctatgacctatgggtgtatttcaaataagtctattatgtctaaaaccattccttcattattgtaattattggtaaaaatagtcgatccggaagctcacattgtgttgaactatagatctgctattttcacaacttataagttagggctgtgcaatatatcgaacgatattgtgaggcgcgtttagtcaatgaagccggtgctttgattagtagtaaatctccatcacgtgcgttccgctcaggttccgctggagcggcaattgatacacagagacgtaaatctctgacaagctacgccatatcgagcttaatatcgcattcgatatttagcGATTCGATATTtatcgcattcgatatttagcAGTTCAGCTTtgaaacacagaaataaattacattttacaatacaataaaatggaaaacagttcAATATTATTACATTgacataatattttacaatattggtgttttactgtatttttaatcaaaaacaaagccttggtgagcaaaagacttTATTATTTCAAACTTTTTACCGGTAATGTATAAAGTCTAAAAAAGACGATTTCTTTTTACACTCGATAACAAAGACCAACATACCGCTTCTTCTGTTCCATTCATGCATGCCTTCCATTTAATGGTGTCATTGCTAACTTGAACCTTGAAGGTTTCTACAAAGTTCCAGCTGCAGAATAAAAGTGGCATATTGTTATTGTTGGAATTTACTATTTGTTTTCATTATGGTATTATGGCAAAAGAAATATATTTTGATATGAAGTACCTCCATATAGAGCTGCGACCCTGTATGATCACTGCTGTGAACCGTGTGAGCTTATTGGCAGCGATCTGTAACCACTGGTTCTGGTCTTTATACTGGGCGCACCAAGCTCCATCATAGATATCACCATCCTCCACACCAGactgcaaacaaacaaacaatgaaacagtGGTTCAAGTTAATCTGAAAACCACAAAGTGGTAGATATGCTAATGTTAATGGATACTAACTTGGATACTAACTACTAACTATATTTTCTggtaaaatatacaaaatacactcccattcaaaagtttgggtcttTACATTTAAGTCTTTAAGAGTTCTTATGCTCGTCAAGTCatttatactgtaaaaatatattctttttaaaatattattttttcctgTAACGgcagagctgaatttttagcatcattactccagtctgcagtgtcacatgatccttcagaaatcaagctaatatgctgatttggtgtttaagAAACCTTTCGTATTagtatcaatgttaaaaacagttgtgttgctcaATAGTTTAGTGTTTTCTTTTCTTTGACGCATACAGTGTTGAAAAaacactgtcacttttgatcaaattaatgtgtCCTTGACTTATTAtttattgctaaataaaattattcatgacctactgaccccaaactttaggatgttagtgtttatatatatatatatatatatatatatatgtatatatatttaaggtTTATTTTGTGGTGTGGCCCACCTGTATGTTGAGTCGACCCCTGTGTGGCCCCAGGCCAATACGCTCGTATGAAGAGGCCTGCATCTGCGAGTCTTTAACTTTCAGAGACTCCAGACCCAAAGGAGGACACTCTGAGAAAGCAAAAGAGATGATTTAAAGTGGAGGAGGGAAATAGAGCAGAAGAAACATTGTGTGCTCCTTAGATTTTTGAGCCAatgcaatttctaaaaaaaaaaaaaaaaaaaaactgtttagtaATCAGTGCATACGATTTTACATTCGGTGCAGCTGCAGAACAGACAGGAAACTGTTGTTTGAGGAATTCAGCTTGGCCCGTCCGCTTTTCAAATACTTTATCCCTTCTCTACCAGGCTGTTTTGTAGGGTTCCTATCTGTTTATGAAGCCTTTAGGATCCATGCTGGAAACACTGATACCACTATGTGGAAAAACAACTATTCACTATTGCACTATTGTTAGCTGAACCCATTTGacctaaaaaaaattacttaaagaaTCCTTGAGATTTAAAGTGAATATTTCCataatttaacaacacatttACAAGGTCACATTTGGTTTCCTCACAAATCCACAAACCCCAGTTTCCCAAAACATGCACAACTTGTTTctagattgttttgctagatatgacccttcATCCCATTggcccccatagaagtccactatacgtaGAAAAGTCCTGCAATGTTTTcgtcaaaaaccttaatttctcttcgactgaagaaagacatacatgcacatcttggatgacatgggggtgagtaaattatcaggaaattgagCATAAAGCTTGGATACATTTTCTAGAAATGTCCTGGTTGTTACTGGTTAGCCTTATTGTAGCTGAACTTTTGTGTCTGCACATCATGTAAAAGTTATCAGACTTTTAGGGAGACGGGCAACATCTGGTTCTTGTGGGTGAGTCAGTCTGATGGTTTGCGGAGTCAGCATTCCTCACCAATTCATCTGAAAGTGGGGAGATTTCCTGGCACTGCTGATGTTTAGATGACCCAATTATTTTGACCTGGACTGTTCTATTGCTGCCCTTTAAATTGTTATATGTTCCACTTTGATAGACAGCAGGGCTGTGAGATTCTGCTGGGCTTGTATTTAAGAGGTGTTTTGAGAGCTCTGGATGTAATTGGGCTTGTTACACAACCAGCTCCCCTATAAATCTGCTAAAACACCCCAATTTCTGAGATTAACTGAGAAGATGAAAAGAACAAGACAAAAGCtgtgtgcactcttaaaaataaagattctttattggcattgacggttccatgaagaaccttgaacatccatggaatctttcaaatgcagaaaaggttctttattgtcgAAAAAGcttctttaaattttttaaatgttcttcaaaatggttcttttagcaactgcttactgaaaggttctttggggaaccaaaaatggttcttctatggcatcactgcaaaaacattcttttggaacctttattttaaggAGTGTGTTAAGTTCCATTACTGGTTTGTTTATAGTGGGTTCTGGGTTCTTTATCTCTGTCCTCAGCAAAATTAAGACTTCAGCTAGCTTTATAATTCTAACAGATGTTCAGTACATGTCCTTATTTTAGTTAACTTGATACAAGATACATGATGGAAACTAAAATTTTCCTATAATTATAACCATAGAATTCCTGCAATTGAATAGAATCTATGGAAAACCGTTCTTTTGAACTCGTTTGTGGTTTGTTTGGTTAGTAAAAAGAACTAGTTCACTGACGTGTGACCCAATTGCCTTTTCAAACAGGAAGAGGACTATTTGTGCAGCATTTGAATATGGCTGGAATTATGTAACAACCCTTGCttgcatatttgtgaccctagaccacaaaaccagtcttacgtagcacagatatgtttgtagcaatagccaaaaatacattatatgggtcgtttttttcttttatgccaaaaatgattaggatattaagtaagcaTCATCTTTCATGAATATATTtgataaatttcctactgtaaatatcaaaacttaatttttgattagtgttatgcattgctaagaacttaatttggacaactttaaaggtgattttctcagtatttagatttttttgcacccttggattccagattttcaaatagttgtattttggccaaatatggtcatatcctaacaaaccatacatcaatggaaaatttatttattcagattgAGATTCAGATTATTTCAGACAAAGTATAAATTTCCATTTTAAAagaatgacccttatgactggttttgtggtccacagtcacatttataaagttataatctctaagttttttttttttttttttttgcattgatgGATGATTGGAGGAATGAATGACTCACAAATGTATAAATATGTAGATATATGGAATTATGGACAGATTactaaaaaaaggttcttcacttTCTCTTGTCTTCAAATTCTCCATTCTactttaaatattatgtatttgtACTGAATTCTACAGAATTACATAAATCTAATtgcaaaaatataaacatttattgtATAGTTATAATAATTAtactttataatattttattaaaataaaatatataattttataagtaCCTAACATAAATTTCCAAAAGTGGAACGGAGAGATTCACATTTAGGCTACTTACCAAAAAACGGTGGTTCATCACTTTTTGTGTTCCAAACTCTCCGTTCCACGTTTTTATCAATGTTCTCATTCAGGTCCTCTGTGTTGAAACGCACTGGGGTGGCCGTAGTTTTTGTGGTTGCTAGTGTTGGCTTCACTGTTGTTGGTTTCAAGGCTTTCGTGCTCACCTCTGTGGGCTTCAGAGTTTTCTTAGTTACTTTAGATGTCTTCGGTGGCTTTATTGTCGTGTGCTTGGAATCTCTGGTTGTCGCCTCTGGTTTGGTGCTTTCCTCAGTGGGTTTCAGAGCTCTGGTGGTCGCCTCAGTGGGTTTGATCGCCTTGGAGAATCTGCTTACCTTAGTAGGTGAGGTGTTTTCATAAGCGCTGGTGGTCCTGGCTTTAACACGGGCTCTCCCGCTTCCAGTTGCAGATGATGATGCCTGAGTGTAATTTGAATTATATGATGCAGTTGTAGCTATTTTTTTAAGAGAAGGTGAAGTAGTTGCTTCTCCaactaaaacaataataaaagttAGCAAAGATAAAAGTATAACGGTAGGTGCCATGGTTCCCAATTTAGTCCCTACTGGAGAATCTCAGCTCAGTTATATAGCCCTATCTGAACACATAAACCCCGTAATGTTGCAAAATCACGCGCCACTTATGTTCCAAAGCAAATATGAGACCATATTACCGTGAATAGAGGGAGAGTGAAAATTTGAGAGGAAAATGTGTgccatacactttttttttttttttgatgatgatgatgatgatgatgatttcgcATTTGTTTGTCTCCTTAGGTTTtcggtttttttgttttgttaaaaatgtaatattttgtacATCAGGTATTTCTTGTGACTTTCGTATTTTTAAtccaatttaaaaaataagttaaatactTGTAGTACCAATTAATGGGAACAGCACGCCATCTAGTGGCGAtcacaatacttttttttaaatgactgattTGTTGTTTCAGATCTATTAggtatattaatttaattataccTACAATTAACATAGTGTATTTTATGGACAACAAAAAATGTCTGTTGAAGTGTCTGCACAAATTCTTCTTAAACGGTCGTTTTGGCCTGTCCAACCTCCTGACTTGCTTGGCTGTACACTGCCCTCTAAAAGTTTGGAAAcgccctagaaaagtggggttttggacaatactggcatgaatcctttttaatttgtgataattttgcactgataagggacaacacaaactacaaaaacacattttattatataaacagtttatacatagaaaaacCTACATTTCCGCTTCATTAAAATgtccaccattagcagctattacagctctgcataatctgagCAACCAAGGtgtcagtttattcaaaaattgacttgatatattactccaagcttcctgaaggattgcccaaaaaTGATTCACACTGGTTGGACACTTCTTACGGACATCTCGGTCCAGTTCCTTCCATAGTAGCTCAATTGGGTTGAGGTCGGGTGATTGGGGAGGCCATTCCATGACAGACATGATGCCAGCTGACTGTTTTCTCTCCAAATAGGATTTGCACAGCTGGCAAGTGTGCTTGGGGTCAATGATAAGGATttatgctgatatcgtccaaaaccacactttgccagggatgtttccaaacttttggagggcaatGTATATTCAACAAAATGAAAATTTATgacattaattaacattttagtaACCCTTTTATTCAGCTAATATCAGAAAACTGATGATGTCACAGCAGCCAATCACCACTTCAAATTAACACTTAgagttgaaaagtttacataaaccttacaGAATctcaaatgtttattattttaccaaaataatagggatcatacaaaatgcatgttatttttatttagtgctaacctgaataagatatttcacataaaagacatatttgtccacaagagaaaataatatcccacaaattatttggtttttcagcattttcgtgtattttaaccctttccaacaatgactgtatgattttgagatccatcttttcacactgaggacaactgagggactcatatgcacctattacagaaggttcaatgctcactgatgcttcagaaggaaacacaatgcattaagagctggtggatgaaaactttttgaatttgaagatcagggtatatttaacatattcagcttctgaagggcagaactaattaaacaaattataatatttaggcaaaataagaagaatgtacccatcttcattctgttcaaaagtttcttaatacattgtgtttccttctggagcatcagtgagtgtttgaaccttttgtaatagttgcccTCTGTATGAAaaacagatctcaaaatcatacattgttggaaagggttcaaatacacaaaaatgctgaaaaaccaaagaatttgtgggacctgaaagatttttctgaagaacagtggtcagtttaactgttcaggacaaacaagggacacatgtACAACCATCActcaacaaaaaacacagttgtggatcattcagatagcagcacagcattaagaatcaaggtttgtaaacttttaaacagggtcatttttacaaattaaatttgtattaatattattttatattattattttctcttgtggactatatgtaatcatcctttatgtgaaatatcttgtccaggtcagtactaaataaaaactaacatgcattttgtatgatccctcttattttggtaaaataattatcatttagcagattctgcaacgtgtatgtaaacttttgacctcaactgtacatgttAACATAGAAAAAATGTTTTAGGGTTTCATGACCCTAAAATTACCAACAACATAGGCTAGTATTTGGCGGCGTCCAGCATTTTGCATGCCACCCTGTTTAAAAAGTGATTTTACATCATTTTAAAACATTGAGTAGCACGTTGACTACTTTTCACTTTGACTACTTCatttcagttgaggtcaaaatttacatacaccttgcagaatctgcaaaatgttaattattttaccaaaataagagggatcatacaaaatgcatgttattttttagtgCTGACTTTATATATAAGATATTTCATAAAAAAGACAttaagacatttacatgtagtccacaagaaaaaaataatagttgaatttataaaagtgaccctgttcaaaagtttacatacacttgattcttaatactgagctgttacctgaataatcctgCTGAATAATAATGCTCATTTAATTTTGGTATTTTGCTGCAAACCCTCATATGGAAACTTTCATATAGAAAATTATTGTCAGGAATGAGAACAAAAACGTCGTGAGTGTAGGTGTTTATGACAAATACAACAACGAAAAGCAAATCCAAAACAATCCAAATCCAATGTTGAAACATGACACTTTTAActcatttgttaataaaaaacattccacTAGATGGCGACAAAAGACTGTgtaattttaatgtgaaataattCGATCGCATATAGGAGTTGAAGCGTTTAAAATGCAAGGACTCATTGTGGAAGAaagttcattattattattcgttTTGtggcaaaactaaataaaacgcTCAGACAGTTCtgatgaaataaaataagatattgtTTATGCGTGGAAAGATGGACTTGAAATGTTTGTTATTTGCACTGCTGACTGTCTTTCATGTCCAATCTGAGCTCCTGCTGAGCTTTACTATAGTAACGAGGTTAGAGACCACATCAGCATCAATTATTAATGCATTACGCGCTTCAATAAACATCACACAACTATTTTAGAAATGTgaaaaacagacaaacaattctGAGCATTTAAAACGGTTTATCATTTTATGTTCTATCAATTATTGAATGAGTggtgttttttcttcttttagtACTTTGCCTTTCTCATATAAATATTTCAGAGTGTCTTTTGACATCATAAATTAATTTAGTGCCATTATGTACTGAATGTTAATACAGGTAAACCACAGATAATGGAAATGCATGTATTATTTGTATGATATATGGTGCTTGtaagtgtttttaattttgaatGGATTTATTAGTGTCTACATAAGAATATATATGAGAGTTCTTTGTGCTGGAGGGTGTAGTTTCCTGAAAAATTCAATTTACTCCTGTCTCTCtcccccctctctttctctctctaacaCATGCACACACCGGATGCGAGAAAAAACCTGGA harbors:
- the cpxm1b gene encoding probable carboxypeptidase X1, giving the protein MAPTVILLSLLTFIIVLVGEATTSPSLKKIATTASYNSNYTQASSSATGSGRARVKARTTSAYENTSPTKVSRFSKAIKPTEATTRALKPTEESTKPEATTRDSKHTTIKPPKTSKVTKKTLKPTEVSTKALKPTTVKPTLATTKTTATPVRFNTEDLNENIDKNVERRVWNTKSDEPPFFECPPLGLESLKVKDSQMQASSYERIGLGPHRGRLNIQSGVEDGDIYDGAWCAQYKDQNQWLQIAANKLTRFTAVIIQGRSSIWSWNFVETFKVQVSNDTIKWKACMNGTEEAVFEGNKDTETAVLAVLPEPAVAQYIRINPQTWFKNGTICLRAEIMGCELSDPNNIYPWQAEEGTKDKLDFRHHNYKEMRKLMKSVNEMCPDITRIYSIGKSYMGLKLYVMEISDNPGKHELGEPEFRYVAGMHGNEVLGRELVLNLMEYICQEYKRENERIVRLVKETRIHLLPSMNPDGYEMAYKKGSELAGWALGRYSYEGIDMNHNFADLNTIMWDAIELETDKSKLINHYFPIPEYYTSEDAMVASETRAVISWMQNIPFVLSANLHGGELVVTYPFDMTKDWAPKEHTPTADESFFRWLATVYASTNHVMSNPDRRPCHNEDFLRYNNIINGADWHTVPGSMNDFSYLHTNCFEVTVELSCDKFPHASELPLEWENNKESLIVYMEQVHRGIKGVVKDKDTEAGIADAVIKVDDIDHHIRSAFDGDFWRLLNPGDYDVTVTAEGYMPATRSCRVEYEHYPTICDFHLTKTPKQRLREILAKGGKVPKDLQLRLREMRMRKLRATTKLINQRRASKKRKTRGAHY